One genomic window of Corynebacterium sp. sy039 includes the following:
- a CDS encoding MBL fold metallo-hydrolase yields MKITVLGSSGSVGQPGNPASGYLIRTEGNPAILMDLGPGVFAKLQQVHAPSDAHIIFSHLHADHCLDFPSLMVWRRFHPHASAQRKHICLGPEDSPTHLGRLSSDSVDDVDDMSDTFEFSPWQLGKPELIDDFSLTPFRAIHPIDSYCIRLQHRSSGKIIAYSGDTAYTEQLIECAKEADVFFCEATWGATGEGKAPNMHLSGKEAGEIARLAGAKRLVLVHIPPWCDPQESLDAARKEFDGPVELGISGYELEL; encoded by the coding sequence ATGAAGATAACTGTCTTAGGTAGTTCTGGCAGTGTCGGGCAGCCAGGCAACCCTGCTTCAGGGTATCTCATTCGTACTGAGGGCAATCCCGCTATTCTTATGGATCTTGGACCTGGTGTGTTCGCAAAATTGCAGCAAGTCCATGCCCCCAGTGATGCGCATATCATTTTCAGCCATTTGCACGCTGACCATTGCCTAGATTTTCCCAGCCTCATGGTATGGCGGCGCTTTCACCCCCATGCTTCGGCACAGCGCAAGCATATATGTTTAGGTCCCGAAGATAGCCCCACTCATTTAGGGCGATTAAGTAGTGATAGCGTTGACGACGTTGATGATATGTCTGATACTTTCGAGTTCAGCCCGTGGCAGCTGGGAAAACCAGAGCTTATCGACGATTTCTCCCTCACACCATTTCGCGCTATTCACCCCATAGACTCCTATTGCATTCGCCTGCAACACCGCAGCAGCGGAAAAATCATCGCCTACTCAGGTGATACTGCCTATACTGAACAACTCATTGAATGTGCCAAAGAAGCAGATGTGTTTTTCTGCGAGGCGACCTGGGGCGCAACTGGTGAGGGCAAAGCTCCCAATATGCATCTCAGCGGTAAAGAAGCTGGTGAAATCGCACGCCTAGCTGGTGCTAAGCGTTTGGTTCTCGTGCATATCCCACCGTGGTGTGATCCGCAAGAAAGCCTCGACGCTGCTCGCAAAGAATTCGACGGTCCGGTTGAACTGGGGATAAGCGGCTACGAACTAGAGCTCTAG